The sequence GCGGCCTGCCCCAGGGCCTGCCCGGCACCCCGGCGCTGCCCAAGGCCCCCGCGCTGCCCAAGACTCCGGGCTCGGTCGACAACCTGCTGGCCGGTCTCGCCGGTGCGGGCGTCCGTCCCGAGCAGCTGACGAAGCCGGTCCAGGGCGGTCTGGCCACCGCCCGTCCGGTCGTCGGCAAGGCGGCCTCCGACGCGCTGCCGCCCGTCGCCCGCCGGGTCGTCGTCAAGGTCGTGCCGGTCGCGCAGGGCGCGGTCGGCGGTGCCGGTCACCTCGCCGGTGACGCGGCCGGCCAGGCCACCCCGTTCGTGATCACGGTCGGCGGCCAGGCGCAGCTGTTCGCACAGGGTGCGGCCGGTGACGCGGTGCCCTTCGCCCAGGGCGTGGCCGGCGACGCGGTCCCGTTCGCGCAGGGTGCGGCCGGTGACGCGGCGCCGTTCGTCCAGGGCAAGGCGACCGACACCGTGGCGTTCGCCCGGGGCGCGGCCGCTGACGCCACCCCGTTCGCGCAGGGTCTGACCGCCGTTGTCGCGACCGACGCGCAGGGCACCGCAGGCCAGGCCGTCGCCGGTGTACGGGACCTGGCCCCGGTGAAGTCGGTGCCGGCCGTTCCCGCCGTTCCGTCCGTTCCCGCGGTGCCGGCCAACGTGACCGACGCCGTCCCGGCCGTTCCGGCTGTGCCCGCCGTCCCGGCCAACGTGACTGACGCCGTGCCGGCCGTCCCCTCCGTCCCCTCCGTCCCGTCCGTCCCCGCGGTGCCGGCCAACGTGACCGACGCGCTCCCGTCCGTTCCCTCGGTCCCGTCCGTTCCCTCGGTCCCGGCCGTCCCTGCCAACCTGGCCGACGCCGTTGCCGCCCCGGCCGCCCCGGCCCTCCCGGCCGTGCCCGCCAACCTGGCCGACCTGACCAACGCCGCCAACATCCCGGCGCTGCCGGCCCTCCCGGCCCTCCCGGTCCAGGCGGTCTGAGGCCTCAGGCCGACACCACCGGACCTCGGCCGCGGCGGCGGCCGAAGCCGGAACACCCATGAACAGCCGGGCGGACCTCTGTGGGGGAGGGCCGCCCGGCCTTGGTGTTTTCCACCGCACCACGGCACCACCGCACCACGGCACCACCGCATCGCCGCATCGCCGCATCGCCGCACCAACGCATCACCGCACCAACGCACCGCTCCCGCCCCGCGGTGCGCCAACGGCTCGGAAGGAGACAGACGTTGGGCTCTGCGCCGGGCTCCGTTGGCTCTGCCTCGGGCTACGTCGGCGGGCCTACGTGCTGGGCTATGCGCGCGGCACCCGCAACCGATCCCAGCTGACCTGCCCCGGCACCCCGTCCGCGTCCTTGCCGTGGAAGCCGAGCTTGCGCTGCCAGGCCGCGTACGACTTCCGGTCCGCCTCGGTCCACTCCGGACCGGGGCCGATTTCGTAGTGGCCGCAGTCCTCGGCCACCAGTCGTTCCCCCATCGCCGTGATCACCGGGCTGCGGGTCCCGGACCGGAAGAAGTCGTGGCCCGGGAACGGCTCGTACGCCGGCTGCTGCGGCTCCGGTGAGCCCTCCGCCGGCTTAGCCAGCCGCTTCTTGATCCGGCCCCGCAGGTCGTTCATCGCGACGCCCCGCGGATCGACCTTCCCCGGCTGCCACTCGAGGTGCCCGATCACCGAGCGTTCGCTCCAGCCGTGCGCCCGGCAGACCGCCGCCGCGGCCTTCTCCATGGCGACCTGCTGCTCGGTGGGCCAAGGGTCCTTGCCATCCCCGAGGTTGATGCATTCGAAGCCGTAGAAGTACCGGTTGCCGTCGGTGTCCGCGGCGTTGTCCGGCGGCAGTGGCGCATCCTCGTTGATCACCGCGCGCAGGACGTCGGCGTCACCGAGCCCGGCGTGGTTGGCGCGGCCGTTGCCGACGAGATGGACCTCGCCCGCTTTGTCGATCACGCCGTGGCACAGCGGCCCCGGCAGGTCGGTACGCCCGTCGTAGCAAAGGTCCACCGAGCTGTCGGTGCCCTGGGTGGCGGTGTGATGCATCATCACGCCGTGCATCGGTCCCCAGGGGCCCTTGGAGTTCCGGTTGTGCTCGCGCCAGTCGCGGACCTCGTGGACCACCAGGCCCTCGTCGCGCAGCGCCGCGATCAGCTTGCTCGCGGTCAGGGGAGTGGCCATCGGCCCATACCTCCTACGTCGACCGCGGCTTCGGCCGCCGCGGTGGTCTGTGCCCTGCTCGGCACCGGACCCGCCGCGCCGTACGCCGCTTCCGGTGCCGGGTGTGCGGGCGCCGGGAAATCGAGAAAGGGGGAGCGGGGCCAAGCCTGAAGTGTGTGACTCCTGATTC is a genomic window of Streptomyces sp. Edi2 containing:
- a CDS encoding peptidoglycan-binding protein, with protein sequence MATPLTASKLIAALRDEGLVVHEVRDWREHNRNSKGPWGPMHGVMMHHTATQGTDSSVDLCYDGRTDLPGPLCHGVIDKAGEVHLVGNGRANHAGLGDADVLRAVINEDAPLPPDNAADTDGNRYFYGFECINLGDGKDPWPTEQQVAMEKAAAAVCRAHGWSERSVIGHLEWQPGKVDPRGVAMNDLRGRIKKRLAKPAEGSPEPQQPAYEPFPGHDFFRSGTRSPVITAMGERLVAEDCGHYEIGPGPEWTEADRKSYAAWQRKLGFHGKDADGVPGQVSWDRLRVPRA